From the Astatotilapia calliptera chromosome 6, fAstCal1.2, whole genome shotgun sequence genome, one window contains:
- the LOC113023243 gene encoding tumor necrosis factor ligand superfamily member 14-like, whose product MSEGGAGACPQVFVVDSQASYIKMPPERKPRWGSQLQKFLLLLVGLAMLGIIVEGFLIYKLYQRTEASSSNHEPDLKNRTNPKPESLVGGRKMSRDERRPFAHLLGSNNPMGTNDVVQWTKEGDAVTQNMTYKEGRLTVEKEGYYYIYSKVIMNAAEECSLSQHKVMKETKAYDKPIELMQSKSIHCSTSKPHLKPPEASEDLWNSYLAGIFQLQVGDEIYVTLKNIMKIHGGSTLNFMGAFMVYP is encoded by the exons ATGTCAGAGGGCGGCGCAGGTGCCTGCCCCCAGGTGTTTGTGGTGGACAGTCAGGCCAGCTACATTAAAATGCCCCCTGAAAGGAAACCAAGGTGGGGGAGTCAGCTCCAAAAGTTTCTTCTCTTGCTGGTGGGACTGGCCATGTTGGGAATAATCGTCGAGGGATTTTTAATCTACAAACTTTACCAAAGGACAGAG GCTTCTTCTTCTAACCATGAGCCTGACCTTAAGAACCGGACAAACCCCAAGCCAGAAAGTCTGGTGGGAG GTAGGAAGATGAGCAGAGATGAGAGGAGACCCTTTGCTCACCTGCTGG GCTCCAATAATCCTATGGGGACAAACGATGTAGTGCAATGGACAAAAGAGGGTGACGCAGTCACCCAAAACATGACGTATAAAGAAGGCCGACTGACAGTAGAAAAGGAGGGCTACTACTATATCTACTCCAAAGTGATTATGAATGCAGCAGAAGAGTGTTCACTTAGCCAGCACAAAGTCATGAAGGAGACCAAAGCCTATGATAAGCCTATAGAACTTATGCAATCAAAAAG TATTCATTGCTCAACCTCAAAACCTCATTTGAAGCCTCCAGAGGCTTCAGAAGATTTGTGGAACAGTTACCTGGCTGGGATTTTCCAGCTGCAAGTTGGAGATGAAATTTATGTGACACTGAAGAATATAATGAAGATTCATGGAGGGTCTACTCTTAACTTTATGGGGGCCTTTATGGTATATCCCTAG